The following is a genomic window from Ignavibacteria bacterium.
CCGCTATAAAATGAACATTTATATGCCGTACATTGAAGACGTGCTCCGCTTCGACCAGTACCCGGCAATAGGGCAGAACAGGGGAGCACTGACAAAAGACGAGGTAAAAGAGCTGGTGGCATACGCCAAAAACTATTATATAGATATAATTCCGGCATTTCAGACGCTCGGGCACTATGAAAACCTCCTTTCACAGGAAGAATTCGTGAAATACGCCGAGTTTCCGGGAGCAGCCTCGCTTAACGTTTCAAGCGACTCGACCTACACATTCTTAAATAATCTCCTTAAAGAGGCTACGGCTTTATTCCCGTCTGAATACTTCAACATGGGAGCAGATGAGACATACGACGTGGGACTTGGGAAAAGCCGTCACCTGGTTGAAGAATCTTCCATGGCACAGGTTCACCTTAAGCATTACCTGAAAGTTTACGATATGTTAAAAGGCTACGGCAAAAAGGTAATGATGTATGGAGACATTATTTTAAGCCACCCCGAAATTCTTGAAGGGCTGCCAAAAGATATTACGGTTGTAGACTGGCACTACAGGCCCGACGCGGCATATCCTTCGACGGAAGTTTTTGCAAAGGCCGGGCACCCGTACCTTGTTTCCCCCACGGTATGGAATTACTCCTCAAATTTCCCTGTAAATGAAAACGCCATACCGAATATCAGGTACATCACAGAGTCCGGCCTTAAGAATGGGGCTATCGGTATGATCAACTCCAACTGGGGCGACTACGGGGGTGAGACCTACAAGGAATTAAACGATTACGGCTACGCCTGGTCGGCACAGTGCGCATGGAACCTTAAGGCAAGCAATGAGGCTAAGTTCTCACACGACTTCCTTACAGATTTTTACGGCACGGATGACGCCCGCCTGGCAAGTCTTTACGAAACTATAAACTCGCCCCTTAACCAGGTTGTATGGCACGAAGTCTTCCGCCACCCGCTTCTTCCATTCCGCGACCCCTCATGGTGGGAGCCTAAGGTGTCACCCGTTGTAAAGATCAGCTGGATGAAATCCACTCTTCCCACGGCAAAAAGCATTATTAACGACGTTAAAGCTTCAGCTAAAAGCAATAAGGACCAGCTCGATCTTATCAGTTTCCTTATCAGGCTTGACGAATGGTACCAGACAAAGCTTAACACACAGTTCATACTGCAGGACAAGCTCCAGGGAAAGGACGTCGATATAAAGAGCCTGAACAGTATGATTGACGGGAATATAGCGGAACTTAACAAGCTGAAAGGTGAATTTGCAGATAACTGGCTTAAGTATTACAAAAAAGACAACCTCAACATGATTGAGGACAAGTTCACACGTCTTATCAGCTACTTTACCGAGACAAAGCAGCAGCTTGCAAATGGTACACTTAAGGCGCCGCAGATCCCAAGCGAGTGGATCTACTGCAAGGTAAACGACACAACATTTGCAAAGAATGCCTCGTTTACTAAGACTTTTACACTTAATGAAAAACCCTCATCGGCTCTTCTGCAGCTGCTGGGTGACACGTACGCCAGGCTTTTTATTAACGGGCAGTATGTTGACGAGGTTTACGCTAAACGCTCACTTTCACTTCTGGTTGACTACAGGAGGATTAAATTCCTGGACGTCACAAAATACCTGAAGGAAGGGGAGAACACCATTAAAGTTGAAGTTCAGAACTTTCTTCCCAAAGGCTTTGCAGGATTTAACTTAATGGCCGAAGTTAAAGCAGGCGGGAGCACAATTGAGATTTTAAGCGATCAGTCCTGGAAGGCAGAGTCACCTGAAAAAGGCGCTCAGGGCATGGGGACGGCTGTAAAAAGGGACTACCCGTTCATTGTTACAGCCCCCGATTTTGAGACAAAAAGACCAAGCTGGATTGAAAGATAAATCCGGGTTTCAGTCCTGAGAAAATAAAAGTAAAAGCATTTTTCTATAACTAATAATACAGGAGCAAAATGGAAGCGTTAAAAAACAAAGTAGTATTTATCACCGGTGCTACTTCGGGCATCGGGAAAGCATGTGCCGAGGAATTTGCAAAAGCCGGCAGCAACCTCATACTTTGCGCCAGAAGGATCGACATTCTAAACATCATCTCTGAAAACATCAGAAAAGAGTTCGGCGTTAAGGTTTACGATTTCAAGCTGGACGTAAGGAACAGGAAAGCTGTTGAGTCAGCAATAGATTCACTTCCCGAAGAATGGAAGAATATCGACATCCTGGTCAATAACGCAGGGCTGGCAGTTGGCATGAACAAGTTCTACGAGGACAATCCGGATAACTGGGATGTAATGATTGATACAAACGTAAAAGGGCTTCTTTACGTCTCAAGAGCCGTTGTGCCTCTTATGGTAAAAAGGGACAGCGGGCACATAATTAACCTGGGTTCAATTGCAGGGCAGCAGGCATATCCAAAGGGAAGCGTATACTGTGCTACAAAGCATGCCGTTGATGCAATTACAAAATCACTCAGAATGGATCTTGTTGAAACAAAGATCAAGGTTAGCTCAATTGATCCGGGAATGGTTGAGACAAATTTCAGTGTGATCAGGTTTGAAGGAGACGCTGAAAAGGCAAAGAATGTCTACAGGGGACTTGATCCGCTGGTAGGCAAGGACATTGCAGAAACAATTGTCTTTATGGCCTCGCGTCCGGCGCACGTAGTAATTGCCGACGTGGTAATTTACCCCGTCCATCAGGCATCGGCTACGGTTTCATACAAGAAGGTATAGAACAGCAGATTAAGCAACAAAAAAACCCGGCTCCTTAATAAAAGGAAGCCGGGTTTTCTTTTTTAATCTTCTATATACTTTGTCACTAGGCCCGGAATATACTTACGTCTCCTGCTCCTTCTCTGATAATCTCCGGGACGTCGTCACTTAAGTCAACAATTGATGAGACTCCGCCCTGAAGGTTTCCGCTTGCAAGCATTAAGTCCACCTGTGTGTTGAATATGCTCCTGATCTCAGCCGGGTCATATATAATTTCATTTTTCCTGTTTGTAACGCTTGTTGAGACAATCGGGTTACCTAGCTCTTTTACAAGAGTAAGGGCAACGTTGTGCTGCGGAACCCTGATGCCTACGGTCTGCCTTTTTGACCATAACTTCTTGGGTACTTCCCTTGCCGCCGGCAGAATGAAAGTGTAGGGCCCGGGCAGAAGGTGCTTCATTGTCCTGTATGCATAGTCTGAGACTTTAGCATACTTTGAAATATCTTTCAGATCCGCACATACAAAACTTAAGAGTTTTGTGCCTGAATCCTGTTTAATTGCAAATACCCTGTCGAGGGCCTCTTTGTTGAAAATATCGCAGCCGATACCATAAACTGTATCTGTAGGATAGATTATAACGCCGCCATTCTTTAAGACCTCAACTGCCTTGTTAATATAGCGCAACTGAGGAGTTAAAGGATGGAGTTCATAATATTCCATATAAGCTCCTTTACTTTTAATTATTAATATTGCCGCTGTAAATTAACGGTGAGCACCCGTGAACCGTTTTGTGTCTGGACTGGAAACTCATGACTATATAACTTCTCTAATTCTTATACATTAAGATATAAGTACTTCTGAATTTGTCAACTATATTATTTTCCTACCTTTTGCCGCCAAAAGACGCCCCTTTGTCAATCACCTTTTATTATAGATAAAAAATTCCTAAGTTTGCAGAAGCAAAACTAACAACAATCAACACCACATGTTTAAAGCACTATTACCCAAAGAAGAAAAGTATTTTGAAGATTTCAGCGCCATGATAATCGCAATCAGCGAAATGGCTACACTGGCCAAGAATTTCTTCGGAAATGCCAATTATGACGAAGAAACATCCTTAAAACTTAAAGCGCTTGAAAAAAGGTGCGATGAGATCTCACACAAGGTGTTCAATAAGCTCGACAAGAGCTTCCTGACCCCTTTTGACCGCGAGGACATATACGCACTCATCAAAACCCTTGAAAAAGTATCCGACGCCATCAACGCCGCCGTTACACGCGCAAAAGTTTATAACCTCACCGAGCCTTTGAAAGTAGCTGAAAAGCTCCTGCAGATCGCTTCAATGCAGATCAAGGAACTTTATACCTCAATTGTGGACAGAAAAGTAAAATCCAACGATAACCTGAAAATTGTAAAAGACCTGGAACAGGAAGCTGATCTGATCTACAGGGAAGCTATCACTAAGCTCTTTAAGGAAGAAAGCAACGCAATTGAACTCATAAAGAGAAAAGAGGTACTGGACGTTCTTGAAGATATAACAGACAAATGCCAGGCGGTAGCTTCTGTAATTTTTACAATTTCACTTAAAAACGGCTGATTAACACAAAAAATCATATATGAATTTATCATTAACACTTCCCTTTATCGGGATAACGCTCCCTCTTATTGCAGTTTTAATTATTACGCTAGCCTTTCTTTTTGATTTCTATAACGGTATGCACGACGCCGCAAATTCCATTGCAACTGTTGTAGCCACAAAGGTCCTTACGCCTTTTCAGGCCGTAGCCTGGGCGGCTTTCTTTAACTTTGCCGCCATTTTTGTCTTTGGCCTCGGCGTGGCAGCAACAATAGGAAAAGGCCTGGTGGTAGTCTCTGTACTTGACAATACCGTTATTCTCTCGGCGCTGGTAGGAGCAATCATAATGGCTGCCGCAGCAACACACCTTGGCATCCCCTTAAGCATATCGCACTGCCTTATCGGCGGCCTGGGCGGCGTGGCAGTATTAAAAGCCGGCTTCGGCGCCCTTATTGCCAGCGGATTTCTAAAGATTATAGCTTTCATTTTCATTTCTCCGGTGCTCGGATACCTCATTGCAGGAATTTTTTCAGTTATAACAATATGGATTGTAAAAGATTCGGCGCCCAGGAAAGTGGACAAGCATTTCAGAAAGCTTCAGATAGCCTCGGCTGCAGCATACAGCTTAAGCCACGGGGGTAACGACGCTCAGAAGACCATGGGGCTTATTACAATGGTTCTCATTGCAAACAAGGCCTTAAGCCCCGCGGCACACACACCTTACTGGGTCGTTTTTTCATGTAACACGGTTATTGCCCTTGGTACACTCTTCGGAGGCTGGAAGGTAATTAAGACGCTCGGAATGAAAATGACAAAGCTGACCCCCTTTGGCGGCTTCAGCGCCGAGAGCTCGGCCAGCATTACAATTTTTATTGCCTCGGCTTTCGGTGTACCTGTCAGCACAACGCACACCATTTCAGGCGCAATTGCAGGCGTGGGAGCCGCTAAAAGCACAAAGGCCGTGCGCTGGAAAGTTGCCCGAAATATTATATGGGCATGGATACTTACAATTCCTCTTTCTGCGGCATTCGGCATGGCGGCTTATAAGCTTCTGCTTTTGATTAATCTCTGAGTGTGTTAATTTTATTAATCCCCGGAAATATCACCGGGGATATTTTTTTTTAGTATTCAGTACAGAACAAAAGATGTCCATAAAAAGATTACCCCGTCAGGTTATTATTCTCAGCATGGTAAGCCTCTTTACAGACGTTGCCAGTGAGATGCTCTATCCCGTAACTCCAATTTTTCTGACTTCGCTAGGGGCTACAATGGCCGCAATAGGCCTTATTGAAGGGATTGCCGAGATAACGGCTGGACTTCTGAAGGGTTATTTCGGGGTTTTATCCGACAAACTTGGCAAGCGTTCAATTTTTGTTATAATTGGCTACGGTCTTTCGGGCCTTGTTAAGCCTCTTCCGGGCATATTCCAGAACTTCGGAATGGTTTTATTCTCAAGAGTTACCGACAGGGTAGGTAAGGGTGTCCGTACGGCTCCCAGGGATGCGCTTCTTGCAGGATATTCCAACGGCAACACGGGTGCAGTCTTCGGATTCCACCGCGCAATGGATACGCTGGGCGCGGCGTTGGGACCTTTGGGCGCGCTCCTTTTACTGGCACTCTACCCGGGAAATTACTCCATTATCTTTCTTATCGCCTTTATCCCGTCTTTAATTGCCGTTGCCTTTACGCTTACTGTTAAGGATAAGCCGGTTGAAGCAATTATTAAAAAGAAAGGGCATTACCTGGAGTTCTGGCGCCGGGCTCCCCGGGAATATAAGACTCTGATTGTCCTTTTTACACTGTTTTCGCTCGTCAACAGCAGCGACGTGTTTTTAATACTCAAATCGCGCTCAATTGCAAAGTCGGACTCACTTGCAATATTCGGCTACGTGTTTTATAACCTTGTTTATGCATCTTTTTCCTATCCCGCAGGTCTTTTGTCGGACAGGATAGGGAAGAAGAACGTGCTTACATCAGGGCTTGTTGTCTTTTCAATTGTTTATTCAGGTTTTGCCTTCTCAGGAAGTTTTATTCTGATGTGGGCTCTTTTTGCTCTTTACGGCATTTATGCCGCCTCCACAGAAGGGATAACCAAGGCCTGGATTGCGGACTTGATCAGGGATGAAAACAGGGGATCGGCAATAGGGCTTCTTACAATGCTTTCCAGCTTTGCTGTTATGGCGGGCTCTGTATTGACGGGAATTCTCTGGGACCGTTTCGGCTCTTCGGTTCCTTTCATTATTTCTTCGGTTGTAAGCCTCCTGATTGCAGTTATACTGTTTTTCTTCAAGAGTTCTGCTGAAAACAGCAAATCCTGAACTCCGCACCTAAAAGAAAATTATTGCGGAGTTCAGGATTTTATATTCCAGTATCCTTTTCACGACCTGATTTAAGACGTACCCGGCTAATTATACTGTGCCCTTAAGTGACTCAGCTTTCCAAGAGCATCATCCGAAAGTACGTGTGTTATCTTTCCATAACTATCTACTACACTTACAATGCCATTACCGATTTCAAATCTGCATATCATGAACTCATAAACGGTCAACTCTACATCACTGACCCTGAAATTGCCGCTTTCTTCGTCAAAACTGTAGCCTTCAAGATTAAAGACCATATCTGACCTCCTTTCATGAGTTAATGTGTGAAATCTGTGTAGATACCTCCTTGTTTTATATTACTGTCTTAAATTTAAGGTAGAAATATTACTTTTTTTAGTCTACCCCACAATTTATGACCGTAACGCCGGTTCTTCTAAGTTTAACACCCCGGGCGTAAGTACGGTTCCCGCCACCTGGAGAAATATTTTAAGTCCTGATTAAAGATACAAAAAAATTAAAAATTCAGAACAGGGTGTTTCAGCTGGAAGCCTGTTTTATCCTGGTATGCTTTTGCAACAGCTGCTATTCTGCCTTCTTCAAAAAGCTTTCCAACAAATGTAATGCTTGTCGGGTGCCCGTCTTTTGTAAAGCCGTTCGGTACAACCACCAAAGGATGCCCCGTAAGGTTGGTTACAAGTGAGTTATCTCCTTCGTCCGAAGGCGCCATGTAAAGGTCCACATCTTTAACCATTTTGTCCATTCTCTGGATAAGCTCATAGCGGATGCGGTTGGCGTTGATATATTCCACTGCCGGAATGAACCTCGACTGGCGGAAAACATTAGGCCAGGCGTTTTTTATCTGGCGCACCATGAGGTCGTCGCGGTTGCTTCTTGTAAGGTCGTCAAAAGCCGCCGCGGCCTCGGCGTCCAGTATGAATGAAATTGCGTTAACCGGAAGGTCCGGCAGTTCAAGGGGAACGAGTGTGGCGCCCATTTTTCTTAAAGTCTCAAGCGTTATGGAGTCGTTTTCCTTGAAGGCATAGTTATGTGAAAAGTCATTCTTCAGGTACCCGATCTTAAGGCCCTTGAGGCTCACGTTATAATTATAATTAAAAGGAACGTTATAGAGGCTCTGGTCGATCCCGTCAGGACCGTATATATAATTAAGAACAATCGCACAGTCTTCAGCGTTGCGGCATATGGGTCCGATTTTATCCATAGACCAGCTGAGCGCCATAGCGCCCGTACGGCTTACGCGGCCGTATGTGGGACGGAGTCCGGAGACGCCGCAGATAGTGGAAGGAGATACAATTGAGCCCCAGGTTTCAGTCCCGATTGCAAAAGGGAGGAGCCCTGCGGAGACAGAAGAAGCCGAGCCCGCCGAAGAGCCCGAGGAGCCCTGCTTCAGGTCCCAGGGGTTGCGCGTCATGCCTCCAAACCATACATCTCCCCATGCAAGGGCGCCCATTGAAAGCTTGGCCACCAGAACGGCACCGGCCTGTTCAAGCTTTTTAATTACAGTTGCGTCCATGTCAATTACCTGGTCCCTGTAAGGCGCTGCGCCCCAGGTGGTCTTATACCCCTTTTTAGCCAGGAGGTCCTTTGCGCCGTAGGGAATTCCGTGAAGAAGCCCGCGGTACCTGCCCTGTGCAATTTCCTTATCGGCGCGCCTTGCCTGTTCCAAAGCCAGATCCTCGGTCAGTGTAATAACGCACTGAAGTTTGGGGCCGTATTTCTTCAGACGTTCAATGTACATTTTTGTTAAAGCCTCAGAAGTAACTTTTCTGGTCTTTATTAAGTTAGCCAGTTCACCGATTGAGTAGTATACCAGGTCCTCAATATTCTGCGGCATTTTGACATTGCTATAGCTGCCGGCCTTAAAAGGGAGCTGTTTTGTTTCGAACTTCATGCCTACCGGAATGGGATTAAATAGTATGGCAGGAGGGATACTGTTATTAAGCTCCACCTTTCTCATCTCTTCGTAATTTTTAAGCTGGCTGTTGAGGCCCGTAAGCATTGAATCGCGTTCGGCACCCGTAAAATTCAGTCCAATCAGTTTTTCAGCACTTTCAACCACCGGCCCGGTTATAACGCCTTCAAATTTCACGGCTGCGGCACCAAGCAAAAATGAGAAAAGAGAAACAGAAAGAATATATATGTACTTTTTGTAACCTGGCTTCACGAATCCTCCTTATAATTAAATTTCTTGTTGAAATGATTCCGATTACTGAAACAACTTACTTTTATTTTCGCATCTTTTGTTTTTATTCTCCGGGCAGATAATTATAGGGAAGGGCAGTAGCCATTCGCTGTTCAGCCCAGTCGCCAGTTACCTTCAGGTTGTTGGCATCCACCCTGTTGCCTGCCATATCGAGCAGAATAAAATACGGGGCGCCCGGCGTTAAATAGGTAACTGCCGAGGTTCTTCCCGTATACTCCACTTTAAGCGCGGTATCGAGGTTCAGCCTCAAGAACTCCCCGCCAAACTCCTCCATATTAAAGTCCTCTTCAGAAACAGCGCTCCCGCCTCCGCTGGTAAGCATGAGCATAGATCCTTTTCTGACGCCGAAGCCCTCATCATAAAGCCTTTTCTTTATAAGGGAGCTGAAAAAGTGCTTCGGGGAGCCCAGGTAGCAGTAGCGCCTGTTTTCCTTCCACTCATCTTTTTCTTCATCATCTTCAGCCTTAAGCTCCTGGAACCTTACACGCGTAAGATAGTCCACGTCGCCGCTGATATGGCAGGAGAATGCTTCCAGTATAATGAATAGTTTATATCCCAGGGCTTTGTTTTCCAGTATAATTATGCTGTCAGAAAGGGCTTTTACCTCCTCAGTCTTCTCATCTTTACTAAAGTTTATCACTTCGGGATTAAGTATCTTTACCTCGCGTGAGAATTTTCCGCTTCCTATGAACTCCCGTTCAAAGATCTCAAGGTACTCATTCCAGTCATCCGTAACTTTTCCGGCAACGTTTATCTGCCCTAAGACCACCGGCTTCTGTTTTAACTGTGCGTCCAGAGCCAG
Proteins encoded in this region:
- a CDS encoding DUF47 family protein, with translation MFKALLPKEEKYFEDFSAMIIAISEMATLAKNFFGNANYDEETSLKLKALEKRCDEISHKVFNKLDKSFLTPFDREDIYALIKTLEKVSDAINAAVTRAKVYNLTEPLKVAEKLLQIASMQIKELYTSIVDRKVKSNDNLKIVKDLEQEADLIYREAITKLFKEESNAIELIKRKEVLDVLEDITDKCQAVASVIFTISLKNG
- a CDS encoding family 20 glycosylhydrolase encodes the protein MKRFLFLLIACMTYAFNLQAQSEDIQVVPYPRIVNRQAGAFRLSPAIKIVLSGPNSSKNRFAAELLKQTLSTIKVEATVSEGQPEKGSIVLLEYAPGSRLVSKSPVELNEEGYSLSVSKDGISIQSTSGKGILYGVMTLNQILDRSRDNTLSALEILDWPDMKMRGISDDISRGQVPNLDEFKRIIRFLARYKMNIYMPYIEDVLRFDQYPAIGQNRGALTKDEVKELVAYAKNYYIDIIPAFQTLGHYENLLSQEEFVKYAEFPGAASLNVSSDSTYTFLNNLLKEATALFPSEYFNMGADETYDVGLGKSRHLVEESSMAQVHLKHYLKVYDMLKGYGKKVMMYGDIILSHPEILEGLPKDITVVDWHYRPDAAYPSTEVFAKAGHPYLVSPTVWNYSSNFPVNENAIPNIRYITESGLKNGAIGMINSNWGDYGGETYKELNDYGYAWSAQCAWNLKASNEAKFSHDFLTDFYGTDDARLASLYETINSPLNQVVWHEVFRHPLLPFRDPSWWEPKVSPVVKISWMKSTLPTAKSIINDVKASAKSNKDQLDLISFLIRLDEWYQTKLNTQFILQDKLQGKDVDIKSLNSMIDGNIAELNKLKGEFADNWLKYYKKDNLNMIEDKFTRLISYFTETKQQLANGTLKAPQIPSEWIYCKVNDTTFAKNASFTKTFTLNEKPSSALLQLLGDTYARLFINGQYVDEVYAKRSLSLLVDYRRIKFLDVTKYLKEGENTIKVEVQNFLPKGFAGFNLMAEVKAGGSTIEILSDQSWKAESPEKGAQGMGTAVKRDYPFIVTAPDFETKRPSWIER
- a CDS encoding inorganic phosphate transporter, with amino-acid sequence MNLSLTLPFIGITLPLIAVLIITLAFLFDFYNGMHDAANSIATVVATKVLTPFQAVAWAAFFNFAAIFVFGLGVAATIGKGLVVVSVLDNTVILSALVGAIIMAAAATHLGIPLSISHCLIGGLGGVAVLKAGFGALIASGFLKIIAFIFISPVLGYLIAGIFSVITIWIVKDSAPRKVDKHFRKLQIASAAAYSLSHGGNDAQKTMGLITMVLIANKALSPAAHTPYWVVFSCNTVIALGTLFGGWKVIKTLGMKMTKLTPFGGFSAESSASITIFIASAFGVPVSTTHTISGAIAGVGAAKSTKAVRWKVARNIIWAWILTIPLSAAFGMAAYKLLLLINL
- a CDS encoding amidase, with protein sequence MLTGLNSQLKNYEEMRKVELNNSIPPAILFNPIPVGMKFETKQLPFKAGSYSNVKMPQNIEDLVYYSIGELANLIKTRKVTSEALTKMYIERLKKYGPKLQCVITLTEDLALEQARRADKEIAQGRYRGLLHGIPYGAKDLLAKKGYKTTWGAAPYRDQVIDMDATVIKKLEQAGAVLVAKLSMGALAWGDVWFGGMTRNPWDLKQGSSGSSAGSASSVSAGLLPFAIGTETWGSIVSPSTICGVSGLRPTYGRVSRTGAMALSWSMDKIGPICRNAEDCAIVLNYIYGPDGIDQSLYNVPFNYNYNVSLKGLKIGYLKNDFSHNYAFKENDSITLETLRKMGATLVPLELPDLPVNAISFILDAEAAAAFDDLTRSNRDDLMVRQIKNAWPNVFRQSRFIPAVEYINANRIRYELIQRMDKMVKDVDLYMAPSDEGDNSLVTNLTGHPLVVVPNGFTKDGHPTSITFVGKLFEEGRIAAVAKAYQDKTGFQLKHPVLNF
- a CDS encoding threonylcarbamoyl-AMP synthase gives rise to the protein MEYYELHPLTPQLRYINKAVEVLKNGGVIIYPTDTVYGIGCDIFNKEALDRVFAIKQDSGTKLLSFVCADLKDISKYAKVSDYAYRTMKHLLPGPYTFILPAAREVPKKLWSKRQTVGIRVPQHNVALTLVKELGNPIVSTSVTNRKNEIIYDPAEIRSIFNTQVDLMLASGNLQGGVSSIVDLSDDVPEIIREGAGDVSIFRA
- a CDS encoding carboxypeptidase-like regulatory domain-containing protein, whose translation is MQKMLFTIFLIFIVPVSFFSQELAHGAIKGKVTDLETKEPLTNATVFLENTTFGTVTDLKGSYEIVNADPGSYHLIVSMVGYEMKRIPVKVIKGISLALDAQLKQKPVVLGQINVAGKVTDDWNEYLEIFEREFIGSGKFSREVKILNPEVINFSKDEKTEEVKALSDSIIILENKALGYKLFIILEAFSCHISGDVDYLTRVRFQELKAEDDEEKDEWKENRRYCYLGSPKHFFSSLIKKRLYDEGFGVRKGSMLMLTSGGGSAVSEEDFNMEEFGGEFLRLNLDTALKVEYTGRTSAVTYLTPGAPYFILLDMAGNRVDANNLKVTGDWAEQRMATALPYNYLPGE
- a CDS encoding SDR family oxidoreductase, translating into MEALKNKVVFITGATSGIGKACAEEFAKAGSNLILCARRIDILNIISENIRKEFGVKVYDFKLDVRNRKAVESAIDSLPEEWKNIDILVNNAGLAVGMNKFYEDNPDNWDVMIDTNVKGLLYVSRAVVPLMVKRDSGHIINLGSIAGQQAYPKGSVYCATKHAVDAITKSLRMDLVETKIKVSSIDPGMVETNFSVIRFEGDAEKAKNVYRGLDPLVGKDIAETIVFMASRPAHVVIADVVIYPVHQASATVSYKKV
- a CDS encoding MFS transporter gives rise to the protein MSIKRLPRQVIILSMVSLFTDVASEMLYPVTPIFLTSLGATMAAIGLIEGIAEITAGLLKGYFGVLSDKLGKRSIFVIIGYGLSGLVKPLPGIFQNFGMVLFSRVTDRVGKGVRTAPRDALLAGYSNGNTGAVFGFHRAMDTLGAALGPLGALLLLALYPGNYSIIFLIAFIPSLIAVAFTLTVKDKPVEAIIKKKGHYLEFWRRAPREYKTLIVLFTLFSLVNSSDVFLILKSRSIAKSDSLAIFGYVFYNLVYASFSYPAGLLSDRIGKKNVLTSGLVVFSIVYSGFAFSGSFILMWALFALYGIYAASTEGITKAWIADLIRDENRGSAIGLLTMLSSFAVMAGSVLTGILWDRFGSSVPFIISSVVSLLIAVILFFFKSSAENSKS